GATTCGAATCGTGCCCCTTAAGTGTGGCACGACGAGATGAACTGGTACACACGATCGATGCACCATTCCGCGAGAGCGGGAATGGGAAGGGTCGATGTACGCTCCCGTGACACCCACGGGACGTGCGATGACGGCCGTATGTACGTGCAATCCAGACACCCACTGAACCCGATTCATCGGGTCCATTGGGTTCCACTCAGTATTGGCTACTGTGCCAGCTGGTGGATGGCTCGGCTCGAGAGCCGACGACGGACGTGCCAAGCTGCGATAAGCCGTAGGGAGCCGCATGGAGGCGAAGAACTACGGATCTCCGAATGGGAATCCCTCTACAATTGCTTTGCGCAATGGGGAACGCTCCGAATTGAAACATCTCAGTAGGAGCAGGAAGAGAAATCAATCCGAGATGTCGTTACTAACGGCGAGTGAACGCGACACAGCTCAAACCGAAGCCCTCACGGGCAATGTGGTGTTCGGGCTGATATCAAGCGGATTGGATCGACGAGAAGTCTCCTGGAACGGAGCACGATACAGGGCGACAGTCCCGTATCGTCGATACATTCCGCGGATCAGTTCCCAGAGTAGCGGGGGTTGGATATCCCTCGTGAATATCTCAGGCATCGACTGAGAAAGCTAAACACTCCTCGAGACCGATAGCGAACAAGTAGCGTGAGCGAACGCTGAAAAGCACCCCGAGAAGGGCGGTGCAATAGGGCCTGAAATCAGTTGGCGATTGAGCGATGGGGCTTGAAAGGCCCCTCACAGAATGACCGAGACGCGAGTCTCCAGTAAGACGTGAGGGGAGCCGAAGTCCCATCGTGCGTTTTGAAAAACGAACCAGGGAGTGTACTTCTCCGGCGAGTCTAACTCGATTATCGAGGAAGGCGCAGGGAAACCGACAAGGCCGCAGCATTGCGAGGGCCGCCGTGTTCAAGCGCGGGGAGTCGAAGAGGTACGACCCGAAACCGAGTGATCTACTCCGAGGCAGGATGAAGCGTGCCGAAAGGCACGTGGAGGTCCGTTAGCGTTGGTGTCCTACAATACCCTCGCGTGATCTTGGAGTAGGGGTGAAAGGCCCATCGAACTCGGCAACAGCTGGTTCCGACCGAAACATGTCGAAGCATGACCTCTCCTGAGGTAGTTCGTGCGGTAGAGCCACCGATTGGGAGACCCGCCTCCGAGAGGAGTCGGCCTCCCTGTCGAACTCCGAACGTACGAACGCCGCTGACGGAGGGAGTCCGGTGTCCCGGGGTAAGCTTGGGCACCGTGAGGGGAACAACCCAGAGTTAGGTTAATGACCCAAAATGTGGATTAAGTGTAATCCTCTGAAGGTAGTCTTGAGCCCTAAACAGCCGGGAGGTGAGCTTAGAAGCAGCTACCCGCTAAGAAAAGCGTAACAGCTTACCGGCCGAGGTTCAAGGCGCCCAAAATGATCGGGACTCAAATCCACTTCTGATACCTAACCGCCCTCTTCACCGAGGGATCGTGTAGGTCGGCGTACTGTGCGGATGGAAGCTCGGGCGAGAGCTCGCGTGGACCGCTCAGTAACGACAATCCTGGTCACAGTAGCAGCGATATTCGGGTGAGAACCTCGAAGGCCTAAAGAGTAAGAGTTCCTCGGCACTGCCAATCAGCCGAGGGTTAGCCGATCCTAAGTCCGGCCGTAATTCGAACCGGACGAACGGGCAACTGGTTAATATTCCAGTGCTACCACGCACTGAAAGTCGACGCCTCCGCAACCATCGTGCCGGGCACTCGCCCGGTCGAATCAGCGAATTCCGTGGAAGCCGTAATGGCACGAAGCGGAAGAAGCCTGAAACAGCGCAAGACGGTGTTAGCAGGGGCCCGTGAAAAGACGAGCGTGGTACTCGTATCGAGATCCGACACAGGTACTCTGGCAGAGCAAGCCAAGGCCGACGGGAGCAACCGACGTTAGGGAATTCGGCAAGTTAGTCCCGTACGTTCGCAATAAGGGATGCCTGCCCTCTACGGGGCAGGTCGCAGTGACTCGGTGGCTCCGACTGTCTAGTAACAACACAGGTGACCGCAAATCCGTAAGGACTCGTACGGTCACTGAATCCTGCCCAGTGCAGGTATCTGAACACCTCGTACAAGAGGACGAAGGACCTGTCAACGGCGGGGGTAACTATGACCCTCTTAAGGTAGCGTAGTACCTTGTCGCTTCAGTAGCGACTCGCATGAATGGATCAACGAGAGCCACACTGTCCCAACGTTGGGCCCGGTGAACTGTACGTTCCAGTGCGGAGTCTGGAGACCCCCAAGGGGAAGCGAAGACCCTATAGAGCTTTACTGCAGGCTGTCGCTGAGACGTGGCCGCTGACGTGCAGGATAGGTAGGAGTCATTACACAGGTACCCGCGCTAGCGGGCCACCGAGACATCACTGAAATACTACCCGTCAGTGGCTGCGACTCTCACTCCGGGAGGAGTACACCGGTAGCCGGGCAGTTTGACTGGGGCGGTACGCGCTCGAAAAGATATCGAGCGCGCCCCAAGATTTCCTCACGCGGGACAGGAACCCGCGGAAGAGCGCAAGAGCACAAGGAAGTCTGACAGTGTCATTCCAAGCGAGTGACGCTGACGCGAAAGCGTGGTCTAGCGAACGGATCAAGGGCCTCAATGGCCCGGATTTACGACAGAAAAGCTACCTTAGGGATAACAGAGTCGTCACGCGCAAGAGCACATATCGACCGCGTGGCTTGCTACCTCGATGTCGGTTCCCTCCATCCTGCCCGTGCAGAAGCGGGCAAGGGTGAGGTTGTTCGCCTATTAAAGGAGGTCGTGAGCTGGGTTTAGACCGTCGTGAGACAGGTCGGCTGCTATCTATTGGGGGTGTTACGGTACTTGACGAGAACGTTCGTATAGTACGAGAGGAACTACGAATGGTTGCCACTGGTGTATCGGTTGTCCGAGAGGGCAGCTGCCGAGAAGCTACGCAACACGGGGTAAGAGCTGAACGCATCTAAGCTCGAAACCCACTTGGAAAAGAAGTACCACTGAGGTCACTCGTAGAAGACGAGTTCGATAGACTCGGGGTGTACGCGTCGAGGCAACGAGACGTTTAGCCCGCGAGCACTAACAGACCAAGCCACACTCATATACTGGAGCCCGATGTTCCGTTGAATCGGGTTCAGGTGCTAACTGGATTGCACGTACATATCGGCCGAAGACCGACGTTGGCACACATCGGATCGTTCCCGATGGTCGGCCTTCGGGCGGCCATAGCGGCGGGGCACCACCCGTACCCATCCCGAACACGGAAGTTAAGCCCGCCAGCGTTCCGGCCAGTCCTGGAGTGCGAGAGCCTCTGGAAACACCGGTTCGCCGCCCACCACTCATAGCAAGCAATTGGAAAGCCCACCAGCACACGCGTGCTGGTGGGCTTTCTTCATTTACAGACACACGCACGTACGTTACTACACTCGACAGCGACAGCGCCCGCGATCACCCTGGACAGGTCACTCGCGGACGGAGTGTGACGACGGGGGTCGTACACGGGCGCTCGACCCGCGGCTCACAGGAGCAGTGAGACGAGCGCCAGCACGAGGAACGCGATCACGAGCCACTTGGCGATGGTCATGCTCACCCCCGCGACGCCGCGCGCCCCGAAGACGGCGGCGACGACCGCGAGGACGAAGAACACGAGCGCGTACTGCAGGAACTCGCCGGTGAGTTGGATCAGTGTGACAGGCGAGACGGTCGGTACGAGGAGTTCCAACACGGGTACTCCCAAGGATCGGTCGACACCGACATTGTAACCGGTCACGTACGACGAGGGTGAGCGCGCCGCGTCGAGCGTAAGCCGAACCTGTCCACCGACCGGCAGACGCGAGCGACCGCTCAGCGGTCGAGCGAAGAGAGAAGTGCTCCGGCAGGGATTTGAACCCTGGTCATTGCCGTGAGAGGGCAATATGATTGGCCGGACTACACCACCGGAGCGCGGTGATGCACTACCTGAGTGCACTCACAGCTATGGCTGTAGACAGTAAAACGGTGTCGGTTCGACGCCGCCGTGTGTGGATTTCACGTGTCCCTCGCTCCCACCGGACGACCGAGGCAGACTGGACGCGGGGCGCCGGCAGAGGGGTGCGCGTGCGGAAGTCGATCAGGCGGCGTCGGAAAGCGCGGTCCCGAGGTCGCTGGCCCACCGGAGTAACCGCTCGTCGGAGCCGAACGCCCCGGCTACTTGGACGCCGACGGGGAGGCCGTCGACCTCGCCCGCGGGGAGACCGACCGTCGGGAGGCCAGCGTGGGTCCACGGGAGGTTCATCACGGGGTCGCCGGTGTCGTCGATTCCCTCGGGCGCGGGACCGGGCGCCGCGGGTGCGACCCACGCGTCCACGTCGTGGTCGGCGGCGCGGGCGGCGAGCGTCCGGCGCAGTTCCGCGCGGCCACGCCGGCCACGGACGAGCGCCGAAACCGGCGCCTGTCGCCCCTCCTCGATGAGTTCCGCGGTCGCGTCCGCGTAGCGATCCGGGTACGCGGTGTACCAGTCACCGTGTGCGAGCGCGGCGTCGGCGGCGACGAGCGTGTCGTGGCGTTCGTTCACGGCGTCGATGTCGTCGAAGGCGGGAACGTTGACGAGGTCGTAGCCGGCGCGCGCGAGCGCGTCGATGGCCGCGTCGAACGCGTCTCGGCCGACGGCAGTCGCCTGGTCGAGGTACGGGCCGTCGGGGACGCCGAGCGTCGGGCGTGCCGCCGCCGAGTCCGTCCCGTCGTCGTCCCACCCGTCGAGGAGCACCGACGCCGCGAGTCGCGCGCCGGCGACGTCGCGCGTGAAGAACCCGACGTGGTCGACGGACGTCGACAGGGGGATGACGCCGTCGGTCGGGATGCGACCGAACGTCGGCTTGTACCCGACGACGCCACAGAAGGCCGCCGGGCGGATGACCGACCCGACTGTCTGGGAGCCGAGCGCGAGCGGCGTCGTCCCGTTCGCGACGGCCGCGGCAGAGCCGCTGGATGAGCCTCCCGGCGTGTGGTCGAGGTCGTGGGGGTTGCGCGTCGGCCCCGGTTCGAAGTACGCGAACTCGGTCGTGTGGGTCTTCCCCGCGACGAGTGCGCCCGCGCTCGCGAGTCGCCGGACCGCCGTCGCCTCCGGCCCGGCGAGTTCGCCCGGCGGCAACGACGACCCAGCCCGCGTGGGGAGGCCGTCGACGTGGAAGATGTCCTTCACTCCGACGGGGACGCCGAACAGCGGCGGGCGCTCGGCGGCGTCGGGGTGTCGTCGCTCCATCGCGTCGGCTTCCGCGGTCAGCCACGCGCGCGACTTCCCGTCGTCGACCCAGGCGTGCACCGCCCCGTCGCGCTCGTCGATGCGGTCACGGACGGTGGTCGCGTACTCGCGCGCCCGCAAGTCGCCCCCGCGGAGCGCGTCGGCGACCGCGGCCAGCCCCTCGCCGGAGCAGTCGGTGTGCATACCCACCGCTACCGGGCGTCGGGTAGTAGTTCTTCGGAGCGGCCGAGTGCGCCTCCCGCACTCCACCTCGGGAGGCGCCAGCGTCACCAGCGGCGTCGTTCGTCGCGGTTCGTCGTCGGTCGGTCGCCACTCGCCCCTCGTCGCCGCCGCTCGCGGTCAGGTCCGTTTGGACCGCGCCTGGCGCACGTCGGCGCCGTCGCGGAGTTTGTCCTCGCAGTTCGGACACACCCGAACGTTCTCCAGCCCGTCGGGTGCGAACACCCGGACGTACCGCTCCGTCACGAACCCACCACAGTTGGTACACTCCGGCATCGAGCGGACCCAATCACTTCAAGCATAAAAAGGGACACCCCGATTCGGCGGGTATTGCCACCCTGTGAACGGTCGACTTCGAGTCGGTCGCGCCCCGGTTCAGACGACCTGATCGCCGCCGGCGAAGACGGCGCTCGGGTCCTGCCACGCGTCGGCGTCGTCGAGGGGGTTCTCGTCGAGGACGACGAGGTCGGCGCGGTAGTCCTCGGCGACGAGACCCACGTCGTCGAGGCCACACAGGTCGGCGGCGGTGACGGTCGCGGCCTCCAGCGCGGCCGCGGGCGACAGGCCGAACTCGACCATGTACGCCAACTCGTCGGCGATGTTGTCGAAGTAGTTGAACGGCGTGCCGGCGTCGGTCCCCATGGCGATCTGGACGCCCGCGGCCTCGGCGTGCTCGAACGAGGACTCGAACGCGTCGGCGGCGTCGACGGCCTTCTCCATCGCCGACCGTGGAATGCCCGACTCGGGGTTCTCGACGATGTTCTGGAGCGCCGCCGCGGTCGGCACCCAGTAGGTGTCCTCGGCGGCCATCGCGTTCGCCGCCTCCCGGTCGATGAACGTCCCGTGTTCGATGCTGGTGATGCCGGCGTCGACGGCGTTCAGGATGCCCTCCTTCCCGTGGGCGTGGGCGGCCGTCGGGACACCCTTCGCGCCGGCGGCGTCGACGAGCGCCGACAGTTCGTCGTAGGTGAGCTCCGGGGCGCCGGTCTGTGCGCCCTCGGTCAGGACGCCGCCGGTGGCCATGCACTTGACCACGTCGGCGCCACGCTTGAGCTGCTCGCGGGCGGCTTTGCGAATCTCGTCGGGACCGTCCGCCTCGCGGCCGAACCAGTGGCCGTGGCCGCCGGTCATCACGACGTTCTGCCCCGCCGCGAGCACGCGCGGCCCGTCGAGCCGTCCCTCGGCGACGGCGTGCCCGGCGTCGAGTGCGACGCTCCCTTTCGCGCCGAGGTCGCGGACGGTGGTGACGCCGGCCTCGACGGCCTGCCGGAGGTTGGCGGCGACGACGTACGCGAGGTCGTAGTCGCTCATCCCCTGGGCGGTCGCCACGTCGGGGCGACCGTCCATCATGAGGTGGACGTGCGCGTCGATCAGCCCCGGCGCGACGAACTGCCCGCTCACGTCCGTCTCGCTGTCCCCGCGCCCCACGTCGCCGACGGCCACGATTCCATCGTCGGCGACGGCGACGTCCGCCTCGCGAACGCCGTCCGCGTCGACGACCGTCCCGTTTCTGAGTACGTGCACGAAATGATATCCAACTACGGTCGTATGAAGCCGAGGGTCCCGGCGGTCCACGACCCGGACCGGCCGACGGCGTCGCTGGGAGCCGTGAAAAACGAAGGAAGTCGGTGGTGTCGCTGGCCGGCTTAGCTGCTCGCGTTGAAGTCGATCGTGGAGATCGTCTCGACGTTGCCGTCAGCGCCGGTGTTGTACTGCAGGAACGCGTACGTGACGGCGGTCATGTCGCCGTTCTCGTCGAAGTCGACCGACGAGGACGCACCCTCGTAGTACACGTCGTCGCCGTCGGCGGCCGCGCGGAGACCCTCGGCGAGGTTGCCGGGGGTGACCTCCATCCCGTCGTTCGGGTTGGCGACGGCGCGCATCTCCTCTTTGACGACGCTGCCGTCGTTCGACCCTGCCTTGACGTTCGCGAGCAGGCAGACCGCGGAGGCGTCGTACGCGTGGGCGTTGAACACGCCGGGTGCGCGACCGTACTCCTCCTCGTACAGCGAGGCGAACTCCTCCTGACCGGGGCCGGTCGCCTGCGGCGTCGTCGCGTACACGTTCGACATCTCGTTCCCGACCTCGTCGGGGAGCGTCGGGTCGACGAGACCGTCCGTGACGAGGATGTCGGTGTCGTTGTTGTAGTTCGCGTAGAAGTCGCGGAACATCTGGATCCCGGAGGCCGGGTACCCGATCACCACGAGCATGCTCGGCGAGTCACTCATCGCCGACGAGAGTTCGGAGGTGTAGCTGGACTTCTCCTTCTCGAACGCGATGGACTGCTGGACGGTGCCGGAGTAGTTGTCGACGAACGCCGACTCGAACGACTCGGCCAGCGCCTGCCCGTAGTCGTTGTTGACGTACATGATGGAGGCGCTGGAGTTGCCGAGTTCGTTGTCGGCGACCTGGGCCATCACCCGCCCCTGCAGCGCGTCGGACGGTGCCGTCCGGAAGATCAGGTCGTTGTCGTCGAGGTTGGTCACGTTCGGCGACGTGGACGACGGCGAGCAGCCGACCATCCCGTTGGGGATGAGCACCTGCTGGGTCACCTGCAGGTTCACACCGGAGGAGGCCGGCCCACAGACGGTCGGGTAGCCGGCGTTGGCGAGCGCGTTCGCCGCCTGGATCCCCGCCTGGGGGTCGGTCTGCGTGTCCTCGACCGTCTGATCGAACGAGACGGGCATGTCGCCCGCGGCGCGCAACTGCTTGACCGGGAGCGTACCACCGTCGCGGATCGGCTTCCCGAGCGAGCCGAGGTCACCCGTGACCGGCAT
The DNA window shown above is from Halobaculum marinum and carries:
- a CDS encoding DUF1328 domain-containing protein, with protein sequence MELLVPTVSPVTLIQLTGEFLQYALVFFVLAVVAAVFGARGVAGVSMTIAKWLVIAFLVLALVSLLL
- a CDS encoding amidase; the protein is MHTDCSGEGLAAVADALRGGDLRAREYATTVRDRIDERDGAVHAWVDDGKSRAWLTAEADAMERRHPDAAERPPLFGVPVGVKDIFHVDGLPTRAGSSLPPGELAGPEATAVRRLASAGALVAGKTHTTEFAYFEPGPTRNPHDLDHTPGGSSSGSAAAVANGTTPLALGSQTVGSVIRPAAFCGVVGYKPTFGRIPTDGVIPLSTSVDHVGFFTRDVAGARLAASVLLDGWDDDGTDSAAARPTLGVPDGPYLDQATAVGRDAFDAAIDALARAGYDLVNVPAFDDIDAVNERHDTLVAADAALAHGDWYTAYPDRYADATAELIEEGRQAPVSALVRGRRGRAELRRTLAARAADHDVDAWVAPAAPGPAPEGIDDTGDPVMNLPWTHAGLPTVGLPAGEVDGLPVGVQVAGAFGSDERLLRWASDLGTALSDAA
- a CDS encoding DUF7563 family protein, which encodes MPECTNCGGFVTERYVRVFAPDGLENVRVCPNCEDKLRDGADVRQARSKRT
- a CDS encoding metal-dependent hydrolase family protein codes for the protein MHVLRNGTVVDADGVREADVAVADDGIVAVGDVGRGDSETDVSGQFVAPGLIDAHVHLMMDGRPDVATAQGMSDYDLAYVVAANLRQAVEAGVTTVRDLGAKGSVALDAGHAVAEGRLDGPRVLAAGQNVVMTGGHGHWFGREADGPDEIRKAAREQLKRGADVVKCMATGGVLTEGAQTGAPELTYDELSALVDAAGAKGVPTAAHAHGKEGILNAVDAGITSIEHGTFIDREAANAMAAEDTYWVPTAAALQNIVENPESGIPRSAMEKAVDAADAFESSFEHAEAAGVQIAMGTDAGTPFNYFDNIADELAYMVEFGLSPAAALEAATVTAADLCGLDDVGLVAEDYRADLVVLDENPLDDADAWQDPSAVFAGGDQVV
- a CDS encoding ABC transporter substrate-binding protein; the encoded protein is MARKIDRRDVLKGAGTAGVVGLAGCITQNESGGGGGGGGGSGDTEETDSGMDTTEESSGSMRTVKHSVLMPVTGDLGSLGKPIRDGGTLPVKQLRAAGDMPVSFDQTVEDTQTDPQAGIQAANALANAGYPTVCGPASSGVNLQVTQQVLIPNGMVGCSPSSTSPNVTNLDDNDLIFRTAPSDALQGRVMAQVADNELGNSSASIMYVNNDYGQALAESFESAFVDNYSGTVQQSIAFEKEKSSYTSELSSAMSDSPSMLVVIGYPASGIQMFRDFYANYNNDTDILVTDGLVDPTLPDEVGNEMSNVYATTPQATGPGQEEFASLYEEEYGRAPGVFNAHAYDASAVCLLANVKAGSNDGSVVKEEMRAVANPNDGMEVTPGNLAEGLRAAADGDDVYYEGASSSVDFDENGDMTAVTYAFLQYNTGADGNVETISTIDFNASS